tttttttgtctgctTTAATCAACTCATCAAATTATGGACAGCAGTAGCCTAAGCAGCTTTACTACTCTTACTCTTGATTTCAATCAAGCTGTCAAACGATGGGGAGCAGAAGCCTTGCTTGAAGAAAAGTTCAGCTAGTTGTTTATGCATAGCTTCAGTGAAGTGAATCCCATCCCAGCTGATGTAGGATTGTGGATTCTTACAGACACTGGTGCCAGTTGATCCACAAAGAGAATGCAAGTCGAAGTTGAGTAGTCCTCCTCCAGCTCCACAGCATGCCTTGAAGGGCTCTTCAAATTGGAATTTCTTATAGTTAACCAATATTGTTTTGTATGCATTCCAGGTATCTGCATATATGATCACTGCATCTTTGTACTGTGACCGAATTTCTCCCAACTTCTTCTGGAGGAAATCATTATGAGCTTGTATCAATGCGTTCATGCCTGATGAACATCCCATATTGTCGCGATCCCTTGGTGGGTTCAGTTGCAATTGTAATGGGCAGCAACCTGCTGGTGGAAGTCCTTGAACCACAATATACTTTGCACCTCTATCCAGAATTGCCTGCCATGGAAAATCACAACATTTTAAGAAGAAAAATTTGGGTGAGAAATAAAATCTTGATATTATTCCAGCGAGGTTTAGTTTAGTGTTATGGAGTTATTTCCAGGAATTTGAAGTTTTGAGTTCAAACTCCAACAATAAAAATCTTGTTCTTTCCAATGCATACCTTGAGAATTTTGCCAACATGATCCATAGATGCTTCTGTAAGTGATTTAGCAGATAAAGAAGATCCAAATATGCGTGCATAATCACTAAGGCCAAGAGCACCAACCCAGAAGAGGGAGTTTGCTAAGTGAGCTTTGCATTGTGCCTCATCCTTATCCTTACAATCCACACCTAGAAGAAACTTGTTGAACCAATCTATTTCAGTCAAGGTGCTCTCAGGTTTTGCTTTAAACATTAAAGAATGTGTAATTTTGTTAGTAGCAAAGGCATCTGCTGAAAGACAAGTTGATCCTGCTATTGCAAAGTTAGCGCCACCAGCGAAGTTAGCCGATTTTTCCTTATATCCTTGTAATGAAGGCAAACCAAGATCGTCGCAGAGGAAATCGATAAGCAATTTACCATTGCTCATTCTATGGCCATCTGACTTGCCAAACATTTTACCAACAAAGGATTTGAATCCATCCATGGTGGCAGCATTTCCAGTATCGGTAAATGCGTCTCCGAAAGCATAAACTTTTGCAAACTGTCCTTGGAAGTTGATACTTGAATTTGAAGCAGAGGAGCCTTGGCTCTGAGTTTGTTGGCTGGAAGAAACAGTTGTTTGGCCGTTAGCTTGGCCAGAAGCAGCAGCACTACTTTGAGTTTGTTGGCTGGAAGAAGCTTGTTGGGAGGTAgaaatggaattattttgattttgttGATCGGAAGCAGAAGTGTTCTGGCCTTTATCTTGGCTAGAACCATCGTTATTTTGAGACTTAGACttatttttgttttcttggctggatGAGGATGCATTTTTATCACTAGCTTGGCCAGAAGAGGAATTGCTTTGATTTTCTTGGGAAGCATTTTGATTGTTTTTCTGGTTCTCTTGGGCAGAAGAAGATTTCTCATTTTGTTGCCCGGTACTCTCCTTTTCGTCTTGGCCTGAAGAACTTTGTTGGTTTGAAGAACTTTGGCCTGAAGAACTTTGTTCGCCAGCAATAGTACTTTCCTTTTTGTCTTGGCCTGAAGAACTTTGTTGGCTTGAAGAACTTTGGCCTGACGAACTTTGTTGGCTAGCAGCAGCACTTTCCTTTTTGTCTTGGCCTGACGAACTTTGTTGGCCAGCAGTAGCAGTACTTTCCTTTTTGTCTTGACCTGAAGAACTCTGTTGGCTTTGGTCTGATGAACTTTGTTGGCCAGCAGCTGCAGCAGTACTTTCCTTTTTGTCTTGGCCTGAAGAATTTTGTTGGCCTGAAGAACTTTGGTCTGATGAACTTTGTTGGCCAGCAGTAGCAGTACTTTCCTTTTTGTCTTGACCTGAAGAACTCTGTTGGCTTGAAGAACTTGAAGAACTTTGGTCTGATGAACTTTGTTGGCCAGCAGCTGCAGCAGTACTTTCCTTTTTGTCTTGGCCTGAAGAATTTTGTTGGCTTGAAGAACTTTGGTCTGATGAACTTTGTTGGCCAGCAGCTGCAGCAGTACTTTCCTTTTTGTCTTGGCCTGAAGAACTTTGTTGGCCTGAAGAACTTTGGCCTGACAAATTTTGTTGGCCAGTAGCAGCAGTACTTTCTTTTTTGTCTTGGCCTGAAGAACTTTGGCCAGAAGAACTCTGTTGGCCTGAGGAACTCTGTTGGCCTGAAGAACTCTGGCTTGAAGAACTCTGTTGGCCAGAAGAACTCTGTTGGCTTGAAGAACTTTGTTGGCCTGAAGCACTTTGTTGGCTTGAAGAACTTTGGCCTGAAGAACTTTGTTCGCTTGAAGAACCTTGTTGGCCTGCAGAACCTTGTTGGCTTGCAGAACCTTGCTTGCTTGCAGACATAGAAGCACTATGTTTACCTTGAAAAGAAGTTTCAAAACTTACCTGCCCAGAACCAGAACCAGAACCAGAAACCTGGCCATGACCATAAGAAACAGAAAATGACGAAAACACAATCAATAGTGAAATACaaagtaagaaaaactcaaatttcCTCATCTTGTAGCCTCAACTAAGgactttgttttttctttttcttttttttttcttttttattttttttcagttttctctttatatatgtatatatatatatatatatatatattttttttgtttttctaatTGATGAATAAACAAGCAGGGCTTTGTACATTTTATACCTTTCTTGATCCTAAAATTAGCAAGTTAAGATCCATGGTTTGAGGAGGCTAAAGGTCTTGATTATCCTTACATGTCTCTCCATGAGTTAAACTAGGGAGGGAATTTCTGCCTTTTACTTCTTCTCATGACTCATATTGGCCTTTAAAATCTTTCTTAAAATCAACCCAAATATCACAAAATTTGGAGACTTGCCCTTCATTCTAGGAAACAGATTTGAATGTTTAACCCTAATTTTATTACCCACGTGCTGTTTAGCTTAGTAATGATATATTTATCAACCcccaaaaaaaaaatagcaaagtAAATTATattctattatttttttaattattttataattctgAAGAAGATTCTATTTTTTAAGTACTTCCAAGAAAAACAGAAGCCtatcatattttttttcttttaacagCACAATTTTAAAATggcttaaattttttaattggttTAGGTGTACTTAATTatcaattttgataaaaaaatctGAGTTCaagattttttttcttatatcaattaaattttatatctttGATTTTGCTGAATTTAATCATTTATTGTCACttttacaaaataaaatattttattaagaaaTTCTTTGTTAGTTTTTTATTCAGAGTCAATTGTATAAAAAAATAGTTTAATAGAAAAATTATAGATTTTTTTTAGCATTAGGGAAGAAGATTTTGATAATGATATAGATTTGGACATTAATCTTTACTCTTAAGTtgatatcattttattattaggcTCAAAAAATCAATTAAGATAAAGAATATTATTTTTCCTcttacaaaataaaaatattaatggtaagtgaaaaaatttagattatttgAATCAGACTAAATTGATTTTtatcggttcagttcgattttaagttaaaattattttttaatataagaaattttaattattaaatttaattaaatcgaAATTGAATAAttgaatcaaaataaaattaaaatcatatatatatgtgtgtgagaATTTTTGgttgatttaaattaaattagactAAATAAACATTAATCTTTTTCATTACCCAAAATGTGTACTAATTACTTATatcattatatatacatatatctaATAAAAAGAGCTATCAAATTTTGTGCTAGAATTACCATACTTGTctcttaaaattaatcaaatgacATATATCTATGAATACAAGTGATatggattgaattcttataagaaTTTATCAATTTCAAGGGGTGTTTTTGGGCAATTAATCACTATAAATGATAAatgaaattcaattaaaaattcaacaaacattgATAATTCCAACGATGAAAGCTTTTATCtaaaaaatttctttattttttaaaaaagttgaaaaaaaaaattagaactttctcattacttttataaaattttaaaatttaaataatgctttaattaaaataataatataatttattttttaataattaggtTATTCACTTTTTTATACCGCACATTACTAAATTTTGACTAAatgttttattaaatttttagtttaattggtCCAATTTTATAATTCTGCCaaattttaaaagtaaataaattttcACGTTGAAAGTAAGTAAACGACGTCTCCTCTTTCACAAATAGAGGGTGTTGCTTTATTTTTGGGGTAATTTTTACTGTCACaaaattttatcttatattttatttttattacttaattttaatttattttataaaaaatttctttaatttataataataaatttttaaattaaaaaaattattttaaattataatttcacgtctataaatataaatataatttaaataatttttgataaaaaataatttaaaaaaaaaaaataaattattataatacattgatattttttataatagATTTATATAGTAAttgaaatgatattttttttttttattatggaaGGATGGATTGtttgtttaatttataaacaTGTTATAATACATTAGAgagatttttatataataaaattaaaatttaaaaattttttaataataaattaaaataaagaaatatgggtaaaacataaaataaaattcagAATGAGATGTAAAAATTGCCCTTTTATTTTCCATATTTATACTTGTAGTCAAATTAAGACGTCTTCATTATCCATTTTTTCAACTATTGTTCGCTTTCAGCGAGGAGGATGGACTCGCAAATCCAAGTGCTAACAGCCAATgacttttccttttccttttcgcCTCAAAAACCATGGGGAATGGTCAATCTTTAGATTTAGATCATAAGGGTGCAAGGTTTTTGGTAATATTTTGATTTCCTAGAATCCTAGTAACCCAGAAAAATTTGATCACTGTAAATGCTAGAGAATGGCAAGCTGTGCAGTGGAAGGAGGTTGCGCTACCGATTACATTGCTATTTCCATAGCCATCCTCTCCATGATTTTGTGCGTTTTCCATCTCCttctttttttaaagaaaaaattgttctctttttttttcttcagtGATTTTGCTTCGTAGctgtctgtgtgtgtgtgtgtgtgtgtgtgtgttggggGGATGGTTGTGTGGGGGGTGGTGTTTGTGGTTAGTTCAGTGGTTTTTCCCAGGTTAATTTGGGTTCGCATTTATTAGTACCGTGATGAATTTGTTGCTGGATTATCTAAACCATGTTTTCTTTTGAAGAATTTTGAGATTCTATTCTTTTGCTTGGTTTGGGATGATTTCCTTTTTTGATTGTTAGCTGTTTGATGCTATGCCTTAATGAATAAGAGCATTTAAAATAACCAGTTTCCGATTTTGCCACTGGTAAAGTTATAAGCTTTTTGTTGTTTTTGTTGGCGGTAAGAATTTCTTCAAATTGCGAGCGTTGTTCTCTAGTAGAAGTTAAGCTTACCCTATACCTATAGATTCCTCTATTGAACTTGATATGAACAATTAGAAAGATCGGCTATTCTGCTTCTCTAACTTTTGCCTTCCACAATTTTTGTCCCACTTGCGTGCTTACATAATCATTATTATTTAACATTTGATGTTTGTGTGATGCATATAAAATTAACTTCAGCTTTCATCTGTGTTGTTTGTGAAGATATTGTATGTTAGAGACTTAGGGTGTGCATTACAGATGAACCAACTAAGAATAAATTCCTAGCCATCATAGAGGCCCTTAAAAATGCTCAAAAAGGAAAGGTGGGTGAGGGACGGATGCAGAAATTCAACTTAGAAGGTCCAATTAAAAGATGGAACTTTCCTTCATATTAGGTGGATATCTTGTTATGTTATGTCGTAGTCCTGAATTAGAATGAAGGTTTTCTATATCCACCTGAAGTTACTCAGCAATTATTTGCTTAGGTGTTGGTTGAACAAATTGATTGACTGATTATAATATTATGCAATgattgaattattttttttttatcattccataattataaaaaaattttaataaacatagtgaCAAAAATAaacatgataattttttttaagctAAATTATCATGCAAAAATTAAATGGAATTACTGTTAATTCAAAAATACAATGAATGTTTAATAATATGAATTATTGAACTTAAAATATATTGATagtttaaaattaaaatgtttgtCCAATTTATCTCAAAACAGTAAAGTAGAATTGATGGAGAATAAGAGGCCAAGATGCAATGACGGTCTAGAGTTTTTTCTTTTGGAAAGAAAGTTTGTGTTTCACTGTTGGTATCTTTCTTTTAATAGGACAATAAagaattttttttacaaaattattaataaatttctaAAAACTTTTAAAATACTAGGAGGTCCATCCAGTGCGCCATCAAAATCTAATAGATAGtaataggatttttttttctttttgagaaATATCACTATAccaataaaaaattcaaaatctcaaagccaataaaaaattcaaaatctcAAAGGGGAGGGGCGCGCAATGCCCCCTGCCCCCCTTGGCCCATACATGGGTCTGTCCTTGGGTGTGTGCCTACGTTAGGCacaaaaaaaatagtaaaaataaaataatatatcatataagacAATTGTTTGTATCCATATCAGGTAATATTTAACACTCAAATAGGCAagtatttttgaatttcaaatgaaataaaataaaatatttataaatattaatgtcTTAAAAAACCAAACTATATTTCAAATTCTAACAAGTAAATAAATGGGAATAATCCATTAAAagtcaaatgaaataaaactaaaGATAATAATTAGCATACAAGTAGCACTATTTTTGcaatacaaataaaataaaaataaactattaAGATACTAATGTCTTGAAAACTTTTTTCTTTTTCGTTTATGGACTGCCCAATGAGAGGGTGTTGTGCTGATATGATTGGATGTGGTTGTTATTaggttaaaattaaaaaaaagaaacaagGATGAGTGAAATGTGCTTGGGGCATGCTTGGGTGCACCTTGCGCTTGGTGCAAGGTGCGCACCTTAGGCATGTCTTGCTAACATCGCCATCCTTTTGCTTCTGAGGCCCTGAGGATTGCGCCTGCTGTGCCTTGCTCCTCAGGCGTGCCTTTAACAACAATAGATTTGTTCTTTAGTTTTGGCCTTTAAATAAATCCCTTGATTGAGAGAGAGACGGAGAATAGTGCTTAGGGAAGCTGAGATAGGATTGTTCATGGCAACTTAAATTTAAACTGATATTTTTAAGAGTTTTCTGGGTCATCATGATGCAGATCATGAATGTATTTGGATATGCTGCTTGAGGTGTATTTTCTTTTTCAGAGCTCAACTTGCTGACTAATGAGCTTTGAATCTTCCATATAAGGGTGAGTTGGGCATATCAAGTCTAGGGGTCGCAGAAGACACTATAAGACTATGGGAGATAAGAAATTTTTAACAtcaacctctctctctctctctctctctctctctctctctctctctctctctttttgcgTGTATGTATATATAATCCAATATTTTACATTCCAAGATATATCATGTtcaatttcaatattttattttaatgttgtTGTGATCTGCATTCTAAGAGAGAAGTTTTATTACTATAAAGATAAATTTGCCTCCTTTTACCAAGTGGCACGTTTTTTTTCAGGCTTCTTTCACGGTCAATTTTTCCCTTTTTGGTCCACAAGGTTCCTCGTATTAATGGCAGTGGGTTCTGGATTCCTCTAATTCAAATTTTTGGCAGCTTCAACCTATTGTTATCAATTGTGGTAAACATGAGATACGACTCCACCTTGTTATTGTTCAGTGGCTTTATCTATTTGGAAATTCATAATGGGCATTTTAACATTGTAGCATGTCATGTTTTTCTTATCTTCTTCTGTGTAGATGTCCATCAATATCCTGAAATTCAAAAAGAGGCATTGGTGGCAATCGTGCTATGTTTGGGCAGGTTATCTACTGCTTGCAATTTCATTTAGACCTCTTAAGTTACATTTTGAGAATATTGCTGGTATTCAATTTCGTACTTGcatatttcttttaaaaaatgtttTATGAAGTTTGTCTTTTTTCCTTTTCAGTCTGGTTTGAAGGTCCACTGGGATTTGGCTTGCTGCTTTGCTGTCGCATAACACAGGCTTACCAACTGTATTACATATTTGTCAAGTGAGTGCAAAGTGTActgattaaataaattaaaattaggagTAGAACTTGCCATAAATTGCTGACTTTTTTACTAGCATTTGATATAACTGTATGACAGCTAGGTCACCATACTATTCCCACTGCTCACAGATAGAGAGATTTGTTGGTCCCAGAGTTCTTCCAATCTAACCTATTTAATAAttagcttcttttttttttaattcttgtaCTATTTAACTATCAATGAAATTTTACACTAACTATTTGATAATGATATTACAGGAGGCAGTTACCACTAATTAGATCCTATATTTTTCTTCCTCTAATTCTCTTGCCATGGCTTGCTGGGGCTGCACGTAAGAATCTTGCAAACATTAATCATTTTACTTATTTGGAAATCAACTCGCTTTCAACACGTCACCCTCTCTATCTATTGTAAATGCTTATTTCTAACAAGAAGGATCATCTTTCTGTTTGTAGTTATACATGTGAAGAAGCCACTGAACACCCGATGCCATATGGGAACTCATTGGGTCATTCCTGCTGTGTGCCTTCATACATCCTATGTTGCTTCTTTGGTTGGATTCACAGGGGCAATTCGACATATAGAGTTCAGGTTTGATGAACTCAAAGACCTGTGGCTGGGGATACTTGTCTCAGCATCATCTATTGGTCAGTTTTTTGCCAGTTCTTTAGGCGGCTGTgtgattaatttaatatttaattttttttcttttactatCCTTGTATACCAAAGAAGTCATCAGACCCCTTAGTTTGATCAACCAGTCATCTGGTGAAATGGAAAATTGAAAAATCAATGAATTAACTATATTATTGCATAACTAagcttaatttaaatattatagctGTGGAAATTCTACAAGGAATCAAATATGTCTCCTATGGTTAGCTCTTTTGGCTGCTGTCTACATTCATTAGAAAGGTTGTACAATGTATGTGAGCATTATGAAAAAAATGTTTATTCAAATTGTTTTTTGCTGTTAATTTGATGGCAGATCATTTCCAAATTCTTCTTTAAGATGATTAGTAATGTAGTTTTTGGATGATAAATATCTACCACCTTGGCTTTCACTTTTTAACTTGTAGTTTTTTCTACTTCCAGGAGTATGGGTGGTTGCTTAtattttgaatgaaattcatGATGATATCTCATGGCTTCAAGTTGTCTCCAGATTTTTTCTTCTAATTACTGTAggtgttattttctttttcttttataccTTCATCTACCTGTTGGCATGAATAATTGATTTCACTGAAGTCATTAGGCTTCAGCTTATGCATATTGCTAACAGATCTAAGGTATAATCCGCAGGCAAGTATTCTTGTGCTGGCTTTCTTCTCTATATCAAGTTCACAACCTTTGCTTTCACAAATCAGCTTGAGGAAAAGAGAACCTCTACAATTTGAAACAATGGGCCAGGCTTTGGGAATTCCTGATAGTGGACTACTAATGCAAAGAGATCCAGCTCCAGTCATAGATCCTAATGAACCACTGGACAAGCTTCTTCTGAACAAAAGATTCCGTCAGTCTTTTATGGCTTTTGCTGACAGGTTTCTCTCTCCTCTATAGTTCGGTTAATAGAAATTAATACTTGTGGTCTTTCCTTGAGAGAATTTTTTTCATGGTGTTTCCTCGGATACTTCTTAACagatattttcataatttatttttccttGGAACAATTTGGAGACTGGAGAAGCTTAGATAAAATTTCAGATGAAATAAGGAAAAAGGATCAATCTTTGAGTGTAATATTTATGTTTTTATCATAATTGCAGTTGTTTGGCTGGGGAGAGTGTTCATTTCTATAATGAAGTGCATGAGCGTGGCAAAATCCCAATAGATGACACAGTAAGAAGGATCTATATGACCCGGCATATTATTGAGAAATATATAGTTGCAGGTTTGTGATTTTAAAAAGGATAAATATTTTGCATTCATTTGCATTACATTCAATATTATTTCCCCGGTGCTTAAAGTACAATTTATATCCAACTAACACAGTTCTTCTTCTAGGATAGGCTTACATTAGAGATAGGGAGTTGTTAAACTATTGATGTTGGTTTGCACTTTGGAATTATGAATCAAACAATGAAGAATTATATTCTATGGaattcttttttcattttcaCTAACTTTAAATATTCAGGATTGCATTTCTCTCTGATACTTCCAATGATTTTTCTACTGCATAGGTGCAGCAACAGAGGTGAACATATCTCACCGAACGCGGCAAGAAATATTGACTACAGTTGATCTAGCACAccctgatctctttaataatgcaATAAATGAGGTGCTGCAGCTAATGAAAATGGTGGGTTGCTTAAGTCAATGTAATATTGCAATTTATTTTAATAGGCAATATATCTCCAAATTTGAATACATATCTGAAGTAGCTATTTTATCCCTGAAGAATTTAGCAAAAGATTACTGGACATCCATGTTTTTCATCAAATTCAAAGAAGAAGCCAATATGAGATCCAATGACCATGACCTGGAACAGATGGCAGGTTGGAACTTCTCTCCTAGATTGAGTTCTGTACATGGCACTGATGATCCATTCCATCAAGAACATCTTGTGAAGGGCATTGATTCAGACACAAAAAGCCAAGAATTGTGAATATTGTGCTGGTTTACTGCAAAGTTGATTCAGCGATTGAGCATGGCATACCAAGTATAACAAGTGATGCATAATGAACCCTCAACATAAGATTCAAAATATGATGAAATGCAAACAAAAGGAGTGAAAAAGGATGAATAGAGAGAAGAAGGAGGTGAACTGCTTATTGAGGTGGGAAACTAATGCATCTACTACATTTATACAGACATGACCATGTTAAGTGTCATCGCTCAATGTTATACAGGCAAAAATGTTCATTTTGTTAGTGGGGCCGGCctcagcatgaccacattgattTAATCTGAACAGTGACACTTGAAAGTAAAGTAACCCATCTCCCCAATTTACTTCCAGGATTTTCATGTAGTCCAGTAGAAAGTTATTAGATAGATGCATGGACTCTGGTGGCAGACAAGTCTTATTTTGATTAGACATACGTTCATGTTAAATACTATTTACTCTTTTGGAGGGAAAGTGCCCATTTCagcagctatatatatatatatatatatatatatatatatatatatatatatatatatatatatatatatatatttgatgttgatgttatggat
This sequence is a window from Hevea brasiliensis isolate MT/VB/25A 57/8 chromosome 10, ASM3005281v1, whole genome shotgun sequence. Protein-coding genes within it:
- the LOC110646038 gene encoding uncharacterized protein LOC110646038 produces the protein MRKFEFFLLCISLLIVFSSFSVSYGHGQVSGSGSGSGQVSFETSFQGKHSASMSASKQGSASQQGSAGQQGSSSEQSSSGQSSSSQQSASGQQSSSSQQSSSGQQSSSSQSSSGQQSSSGQQSSSGQSSSGQDKKESTAATGQQNLSGQSSSGQQSSSGQDKKESTAAAAGQQSSSDQSSSSQQNSSGQDKKESTAAAAGQQSSSDQSSSSQDKKESTAAAAGQQSSSDQSQQSSSGQDKKESTATAGQQSSSGQDKKESAAASQQSSSGQSSSSQQSSSGQDKKESTIAGEQSSSGQSSSNQQSSSGQDEKESTGQQNEKSSSAQENQKNNQNASQENQSNSSSGQASDKNASSSSQENKNKSKSQNNDGSSQDKGQNTSASDQQNQNNSISTSQQASSSQQTQSSAAASGQANGQTTVSSSQQTQSQGSSASNSSINFQGQFAKVYAFGDAFTDTGNAATMDGFKSFVGKMFGKSDGHRMSNGKLLIDFLCDDLGLPSLQGYKEKSANFAGGANFAIAGSTCLSADAFATNKITHSLMFKAKPESTLTEIDWFNKFLLGVDCKDKDEAQCKAHLANSLFWVGALGLSDYARIFGSSLSAKSLTEASMDHVGKILKAILDRGAKYIVVQGLPPAGCCPLQLQLNPPRDRDNMGCSSGMNALIQAHNDFLQKKLGEIRSQYKDAVIIYADTWNAYKTILVNYKKFQFEEPFKACCGAGGGLLNFDLHSLCGSTGTSVCKNPQSYISWDGIHFTEAMHKQLAELFFKQGFCSPSFDSLIEIKSKSSKAA
- the LOC110646034 gene encoding regulator of G-protein signaling 1 codes for the protein MASCAVEGGCATDYIAISIAILSMILLLSRSIFPFLVHKVPRINGSGFWIPLIQIFGSFNLLLSIVMSINILKFKKRHWWQSCYVWAVWFEGPLGFGLLLCCRITQAYQLYYIFVKRQLPLIRSYIFLPLILLPWLAGAALIHVKKPLNTRCHMGTHWVIPAVCLHTSYVASLVGFTGAIRHIEFRFDELKDLWLGILVSASSIGVWVVAYILNEIHDDISWLQVVSRFFLLITASILVLAFFSISSSQPLLSQISLRKREPLQFETMGQALGIPDSGLLMQRDPAPVIDPNEPLDKLLLNKRFRQSFMAFADSCLAGESVHFYNEVHERGKIPIDDTVRRIYMTRHIIEKYIVAGAATEVNISHRTRQEILTTVDLAHPDLFNNAINEVLQLMKMNLAKDYWTSMFFIKFKEEANMRSNDHDLEQMAGWNFSPRLSSVHGTDDPFHQEHLVKGIDSDTKSQEL